In Spea bombifrons isolate aSpeBom1 chromosome 12, aSpeBom1.2.pri, whole genome shotgun sequence, the following proteins share a genomic window:
- the FAM187B gene encoding protein FAM187B: MIRVSRITFVMGLVLLAQATISLGEEGITVACAAYNPCKIAVASHNPITLTCVNRPTDASIYWQYRDLSNPSAKPVTLVQGQGSISTIPTKLLELMQRPTLISGDLKILSPEVKNTGVYTCRARGALLAHYTLDVQNAEDIYISHASLGQMVQPNTTFDLGDKGSGEMFTVWEEWQPCDRCGVQGERKKLGFCYARINSSLDLEEKVWPCGLLRAVFKDLPSTHKPELRIEMCEDSCKEPTSSKNEVELLLVDNYYTNLHGDALLKCPTASIYRPVYWERGNVMISRLQQLRGSGPYMLDNTTGGGSLFIPILNQSDTGIYKCFVDHRLAGRFNVIFNEMHYNPEALFDDPMDKMMIGVVLGLVFLVVLSIAIACRKTCKGTIH, from the exons ATGATTCGGGTGTCACGCATCACGTTTGTGATGGGCTTGGTGCTTCTAGCACAAGCCACTATCTCACTTGGTGAGGAAGGGATCACTGTGGCCTGCGCTGCTTACAATCCCTGTAAAATAGCCGTTGCCTCCCATAATCCCATCACCCTAACCTGTGTGAACAGGCCCACGGACGCTTCCATTTATTGGCAGTATCGGGATTTGTCCAATCCCAGCGCTAAACCCGTTACCCTCGTCCAAGGTCAAGGTTCTATCTCCACCATCCCGACAAAGCTTCTGGAGCTGATGCAACGCCCGACGCTGATATCCGGCGATCTGAAGATTCTCTCCCCGGAGGTGAAGAACACCGGAGTCTACACCTGCAGAGCTCGAGGGGCGCTTCTAGCTCATTACACGCTAGATGTCCAGAATGCAGAAGACATTTACATTTCCCATGCAAGTCTGGGGCAGATGGTGCAACCGAATACCACTTTTGACCTTGGAGATAAGGGTTCGGGGGAAATGTTCACGGTTTGGGAGGAATGGCAGCCCTGTGACAGGTGCGGGGTTCAAGGAGAGAGGAAGAAGCTTGGGTTTTGCTACGCCAGGATCAACAGCAGCTTGGATCTGGAAGAGAAGGTTTGGCCGTGCGGCCTCCTGAGAGCCGTCTTCAAAGATCTTCCGTCCACTCACAAACCTGAACTCAGGATAGAGATGTGTGAAGACAGCTGCAAGGAACCAACATCTTCCAAAAATGAGGTTGAGCTTCTTCTTGTAGACAACTACTACACCAACCTCCACGGCGACGCATTACTTAAATGCCCCACGGCCTCCATTTACAG ACCTGTTTACTGGGAACGTGGAAATGTGATGATATCGCGTCTACAACAGCTCCGTGGCAGCGGCCCGTATATGTTGGATAACACCACCGGCGGGGGATCCTTGTTTATTCCAATTCTCAACCAATCAGATACCGGAATTTACAAATGTTTCGTGGACCACCGCCTCGCCGGGAGGTTTAACGTGATCTTCAACGAGATGCACTACAACCCAGAGGCCTTGTTTGACGACCCTATGGACAAAATGATGATTGGGGTCGTCTTAGGCTTAGTCTTCCTGGTTGTTCTAAGCATCGCCATAGCTTGCAGGAAAACTTGTAAAGGTACCATTCACTAA